A section of the Petrimonas sulfuriphila genome encodes:
- the sulP gene encoding sulfate permease, with protein sequence MQRNFLKEFKPILFLSLKNYNKEKFISDLMAGLIVGIVALPLAIAFGISSGVTPEKGIVTAIIAGFIISFLGGSHVQIGGPTGAFIVIVYGIVEQFGVTGLAIATVIAGAMLVLMGVLKLGTVIKFIPYPIVVGFTSGIALTIFSTQIKDLFGLSIAKVPSDFFTKWEVYFQHLGTINWWATGIGVLSVTIIFLTPKISRKIPGSLIAIVLMTVIVFVMKHYFGITGIETIGDRFQINSQLPQANPIGFNLESIRMLFPSAFTIAILGAIESLLSATVADGVIGKRHNSNMELVAQGVANIVTPFFGGIPATGAIARTMTNINNGGRSPVAGVIHAVVLLLILLFLGDLTKHIPMACLAGVLVVVAYNMSEWRTFRSLVKQSGGTLAVLLTTFILTVIFDLTIAIEVGLLLAIFLFLKRMNESTQVSVTTGKIDISKEIESHSGNLQDEVLHLPKGVEVYEIDGPFFFGVANKFDDVMREIGERAQIRIIRMRKVPFIDATGLNNLQNLCKNSRREKIQVILSGVNDNVRAKVENSKIPDIIGEENICSNIHLAVDRAIVLSEKMGEERHRKHKLF encoded by the coding sequence ATGCAAAGAAACTTCCTGAAAGAATTTAAACCCATCCTTTTCTTATCGTTAAAAAACTACAACAAGGAGAAATTTATTTCCGATTTAATGGCAGGCCTTATCGTAGGAATTGTGGCATTGCCGCTGGCCATTGCTTTTGGAATCTCCTCCGGTGTTACACCGGAAAAAGGTATCGTAACGGCCATCATTGCCGGATTTATTATTTCGTTCCTCGGCGGAAGCCATGTACAAATTGGTGGCCCGACAGGTGCATTTATTGTTATTGTTTACGGAATTGTGGAACAGTTTGGCGTGACCGGGCTGGCAATAGCTACTGTTATTGCCGGAGCCATGCTGGTTTTAATGGGTGTTCTCAAGCTCGGGACTGTCATCAAGTTTATTCCCTACCCCATTGTCGTTGGATTCACCAGTGGTATTGCCCTTACTATTTTCTCCACGCAGATAAAAGACTTGTTTGGATTGAGCATAGCCAAGGTCCCTTCCGATTTCTTTACCAAATGGGAAGTATATTTTCAACATTTGGGAACCATCAATTGGTGGGCGACAGGCATTGGCGTGTTGAGTGTGACCATCATCTTTCTCACTCCAAAAATTTCCAGGAAAATACCCGGATCGCTGATAGCGATTGTTTTGATGACTGTTATCGTGTTCGTGATGAAGCACTATTTTGGAATTACCGGAATTGAAACCATCGGAGACAGGTTTCAGATAAACAGTCAACTGCCCCAGGCAAATCCTATCGGGTTCAATCTCGAAAGCATCCGCATGCTGTTTCCTTCAGCCTTTACCATTGCCATACTGGGGGCTATTGAATCCCTATTGTCTGCAACCGTTGCAGATGGCGTGATCGGTAAACGGCATAACTCGAACATGGAACTGGTTGCACAGGGAGTAGCCAACATCGTGACTCCGTTCTTTGGCGGGATCCCGGCTACCGGCGCCATTGCCCGGACAATGACCAACATCAACAACGGTGGGCGTTCTCCGGTGGCAGGGGTTATACATGCAGTGGTTCTGTTGCTGATTCTATTGTTTTTGGGTGATCTTACCAAACATATACCTATGGCCTGCCTTGCCGGAGTGCTGGTTGTGGTGGCATACAACATGAGCGAATGGCGCACGTTCCGCTCACTTGTCAAACAGTCTGGAGGAACGCTGGCCGTTTTACTGACGACGTTTATTCTAACGGTAATATTCGACCTGACCATCGCCATTGAAGTAGGGCTATTGCTTGCCATCTTCTTGTTTTTGAAGCGTATGAACGAAAGCACTCAAGTGTCGGTAACAACCGGAAAGATTGACATCTCAAAAGAGATTGAGTCTCATTCCGGGAACTTGCAGGACGAAGTCTTGCACCTGCCTAAAGGCGTGGAAGTGTATGAAATTGACGGGCCTTTTTTCTTTGGGGTAGCCAATAAGTTTGACGATGTTATGCGCGAAATTGGAGAAAGGGCACAGATCCGGATTATCCGGATGCGCAAGGTGCCGTTTATCGATGCTACGGGGCTGAACAACCTCCAAAATCTCTGCAAAAACTCCCGGAGAGAAAAAATTCAGGTTATTCTTTCGGGAGTGAATGACAATGTCAGGGCAAAAGTCGAAAACTCCAAAATACCGGATATTATCGGAGAAGAGAACATCTGTTCAAATATCCACCTGGCGGTGGACAGGGCGATCGTACTGAGCGAGAAGATGGGAGAAGAGAGACATAGGAAACATAAACTCTTTTAA
- a CDS encoding DUF4294 domain-containing protein, with amino-acid sequence MIRFVQIWLLLTVPLAFQAKAQDFFADNASPAKQRTTLYLLPNVYPAVVIDGDTVACMSLHDFIKYSPLRFGSNREQLQYTKLIRDVKKTLPYAKEIAMIITETYEYMETLPDDKARQRHLNQMEKYLMEAYTPKMKKLTRSQGQLLMKLVDRETNSSSYHIIDAYMGSAKAFFYNAFASMFGNSLKKRYNPYAEDRLTERACVLVEQGAF; translated from the coding sequence ATGATAAGATTTGTTCAAATATGGCTGCTCCTGACCGTGCCCCTTGCCTTCCAGGCCAAGGCGCAGGATTTCTTTGCCGACAACGCTTCTCCGGCAAAACAAAGGACGACCCTCTACCTGTTGCCCAATGTGTATCCGGCAGTGGTGATTGACGGCGACACGGTTGCCTGCATGAGCTTACACGATTTCATCAAGTATTCACCCTTACGTTTCGGCAGCAACAGGGAACAGTTACAATATACAAAACTGATCCGCGACGTAAAGAAAACCCTTCCCTATGCCAAAGAGATTGCCATGATCATTACCGAAACATACGAGTATATGGAAACCCTGCCCGATGATAAGGCACGACAGAGGCACCTGAACCAGATGGAAAAGTACCTGATGGAAGCCTATACCCCCAAAATGAAAAAATTGACCCGTTCACAAGGACAACTTTTGATGAAGCTGGTTGATCGGGAGACCAACTCATCGTCGTACCACATTATTGACGCCTACATGGGAAGTGCCAAGGCTTTTTTCTACAATGCGTTTGCAAGCATGTTCGGCAACAGCCTCAAAAAGAGGTACAACCCCTATGCCGAAGATCGCTTAACGGAACGCGCCTGCGTGCTTGTGGAACAGGGTGCTTTCTAA
- a CDS encoding long-chain fatty acid--CoA ligase, whose translation MAYYHLGELVHHQAQKYKNRTSLKFLLSDGRWTQMSWEEFSEKIMKTAQAMAELQIKPEDNVGVYSQNMAKYLITDFAAYANRAVMAPMYATSSPSQVEYIVNDARLKVIFVGEQFQYNNAYKVQQESPVLKKIIVFDRNVVLKPEDKTSIYFDDFITTGDNSESLALVNARLRQLKGSDLATIIYTSGTTGEPKGVMLTHDNYIQAFKIHDARLTQCSEKDVSMCFLPLTHIFEKAWTYYCLHKGILVAVNRDPTQIQQTLRQIRPTLMSNVPRFWEKVYDGIQQKIETSSGALKWLFEDSVRTGRKHNLVYKNQGKRAPFGVALKFFLYKLTIFYLIKKVVGIDRGNFFPVAGAPLSDKINEFMQSIDVHLIYGYGLSETTATVSCFLEKGFTIGTVGKVMPEVEVKIGTNDEILVKGKTVMKGYYKKPVETAAVFTEDGFFRTGDAGRLTGNNEIILTERIKDLYKTSNGKYIAPQMIETRMTEDKFIDQIAVIGDERKFVSALIVPDFGHLKQYALEHQIPCGSNEELVENKEIHDYMFGRIELLQAQFTSYEKIKKITLLPHPFTMESGELTNTLKLRRKIVLQRYAAEIEKMYAE comes from the coding sequence ATGGCTTATTATCACTTGGGAGAGCTGGTTCACCATCAGGCGCAAAAGTACAAAAACAGAACCTCGTTGAAGTTTTTATTATCAGATGGGCGATGGACACAAATGTCGTGGGAGGAGTTTTCGGAAAAAATAATGAAAACCGCTCAGGCCATGGCAGAACTACAGATCAAACCCGAAGATAATGTGGGGGTTTATTCCCAGAATATGGCAAAATACCTTATTACCGACTTTGCCGCCTACGCCAACCGCGCGGTTATGGCGCCCATGTATGCCACCTCATCGCCATCGCAGGTAGAATACATCGTAAACGATGCTCGGCTAAAAGTGATTTTTGTAGGTGAACAGTTCCAATACAACAACGCATATAAAGTACAGCAGGAAAGTCCGGTCCTGAAAAAGATCATTGTCTTTGACAGGAATGTGGTGCTTAAACCCGAAGATAAAACGTCCATCTATTTTGATGATTTTATCACTACCGGAGATAATTCCGAATCGTTGGCGCTTGTTAATGCCCGGTTGCGTCAACTTAAAGGTTCCGATCTGGCAACCATCATTTATACGTCGGGAACAACCGGGGAGCCCAAAGGAGTTATGCTCACCCATGATAATTATATCCAGGCGTTCAAGATCCACGATGCGCGGCTAACCCAGTGCTCGGAGAAAGATGTCTCGATGTGTTTTCTGCCGCTGACGCATATCTTTGAAAAAGCGTGGACCTATTATTGCCTCCACAAGGGAATACTTGTTGCCGTAAACAGGGATCCTACCCAAATTCAGCAAACCCTTAGGCAGATACGTCCCACTCTGATGAGCAACGTTCCCCGCTTTTGGGAAAAAGTGTACGATGGCATTCAGCAAAAGATCGAAACTTCAAGCGGTGCTTTGAAATGGTTGTTTGAAGATAGTGTCAGGACGGGTAGAAAGCACAATCTCGTATATAAAAATCAGGGGAAAAGGGCACCGTTCGGTGTTGCGCTCAAATTCTTCCTCTATAAACTAACTATCTTTTACCTGATCAAGAAGGTGGTGGGTATCGACCGGGGAAACTTTTTCCCCGTGGCAGGAGCTCCTCTATCGGATAAGATTAACGAGTTCATGCAATCGATCGATGTGCATCTGATATACGGCTACGGCCTCTCCGAGACGACCGCGACGGTTAGTTGTTTTCTGGAAAAAGGGTTCACAATTGGAACTGTTGGCAAGGTCATGCCCGAGGTGGAGGTGAAGATCGGGACAAACGACGAGATCCTGGTGAAAGGCAAGACGGTGATGAAGGGGTATTACAAAAAACCCGTTGAGACGGCCGCGGTATTCACGGAAGACGGTTTTTTCAGGACCGGTGATGCGGGAAGGCTGACCGGGAACAACGAGATTATCCTGACCGAAAGAATAAAAGACCTTTACAAAACCTCAAACGGGAAATATATTGCTCCACAGATGATTGAGACCCGGATGACCGAGGATAAGTTTATCGATCAGATTGCCGTAATTGGCGACGAACGAAAATTTGTAAGCGCGTTGATTGTTCCGGACTTCGGACATCTGAAACAATACGCCCTCGAGCATCAGATTCCCTGCGGGTCAAACGAAGAACTGGTGGAAAATAAAGAGATTCACGATTATATGTTTGGCCGGATCGAACTACTACAGGCTCAGTTCACCTCCTATGAAAAAATCAAAAAAATAACGTTGCTGCCCCATCCTTTTACGATGGAATCGGGCGAACTGACCAATACGTTAAAGCTGAGAAGAAAAATTGTACTCCAGCGTTATGCCGCTGAGATTGAGAAAATGTACGCAGAATAG
- a CDS encoding leucine--tRNA ligase: MEYNFGEIEKRWQQYWADREVYRVTEDTTKPKFYVLDMFPYPSGAGLHVGHPLGYIASDIYSRYKRLQGFNVLHPMGYDAYGLPAEQYAIQTGQHPAITTKNNIARYREQLDKIGFSYDWSREVQTCDPEYYKWTQWAFVKMFRSYYCNQAQQARPVDELIEVFSQQGTTGLDLACTEPMSFTADEWNAKTEKEQQEILMNYRIAYLGDTLVNWCPQLGTVLANDEVSEGLSIRGGYPVEQKKMRQWCLRVSAYAQRLLDGLDDVDWTDSLKETQRNWIGRSVGAVMKFKTPGGISFDIFTTRADTIFGVTFMVLAPESELVEQLTTPEQRNAVDAYILKTKKRTERERIADKSVSGVFSGSYALHPFTGDLLPIWISDYVLAGYGTGAIMAVPAHDSRDYAFAKHFNLSIVPLIEGCDISEESFDAKEGILMNSGFLNGLPVKEAIVKAIEEVEERNLGFRKVNFRLRDAIFSRQRYWGEPFPVYYKDGMPYTLDEGELPLELPEVDKYLPTESGEPPLGRARNWQTREGYPLELSTMPGFAGSSAYYLRYMDPRNGQALVSTEANNYWRSVDLYIGGTEHATGHLIYSRFWNKFLFDLGVSCEQEPFRKLVNQGMIQGRSNFVYRIKETNTFVSLNLKDQYDVTPIHVDVNIVHNDVLDVEAFRNWNPEYKNAEFILEDGKYICGWAVEKMSKSMFNVVNPDVIVENYGADTLRLYEMFLGPLELSKPWDTNGIDGVHRFLRRLWNLFHTNGEFLVSDEDPTKEELKSLHKLIKKVSFDIENFSFNTSVSAFMICVNELSQLKCNKKAILSDLLVCLAPFAPHIAEELWHKLGNEQTICDAKFPELNEEYLKENVFSYAISFNGKSRFVLEFPADVSNAEIEKTVLEHPYSQKWLDGKSPRKVIIVPRKIVNIVV; this comes from the coding sequence ATGGAATATAATTTTGGGGAAATAGAAAAACGGTGGCAGCAGTATTGGGCCGACCGTGAGGTATACCGGGTAACAGAAGATACAACCAAACCCAAGTTTTATGTGCTGGATATGTTCCCGTACCCCTCGGGAGCCGGGTTGCACGTGGGGCATCCGCTAGGTTATATCGCTTCCGATATTTATTCGAGGTATAAACGGCTGCAGGGATTCAACGTGCTTCACCCTATGGGCTACGACGCATATGGCCTTCCTGCGGAACAATATGCTATCCAAACCGGCCAGCATCCGGCCATCACTACCAAAAACAACATTGCCCGCTACCGCGAGCAGTTGGACAAAATAGGATTTTCTTACGATTGGAGCCGCGAGGTGCAAACCTGCGATCCTGAATATTATAAATGGACGCAATGGGCATTTGTAAAAATGTTCCGTTCCTACTACTGCAACCAGGCACAACAAGCAAGGCCGGTGGATGAACTGATCGAGGTCTTTTCACAACAAGGCACTACCGGGTTGGACCTGGCTTGTACAGAGCCGATGAGCTTCACCGCTGATGAGTGGAATGCCAAAACCGAAAAAGAGCAACAGGAAATCCTGATGAATTACCGCATCGCCTACCTGGGCGATACCCTGGTAAACTGGTGCCCGCAGTTGGGAACGGTGCTGGCCAATGATGAAGTGAGCGAAGGGCTGTCTATCCGCGGAGGATATCCGGTTGAGCAGAAGAAGATGCGTCAGTGGTGTCTGCGTGTATCCGCCTACGCGCAACGGTTACTGGACGGGCTCGATGATGTGGATTGGACAGACTCGTTGAAAGAAACACAGCGGAACTGGATTGGGCGTTCTGTTGGAGCAGTCATGAAATTTAAAACACCCGGCGGTATCTCCTTCGATATTTTTACCACCCGGGCCGATACTATTTTCGGTGTCACCTTCATGGTGCTTGCACCGGAAAGTGAACTGGTTGAACAACTCACCACCCCCGAACAGCGCAACGCTGTAGATGCATACATACTGAAAACAAAAAAACGCACGGAGCGGGAGCGCATTGCCGACAAATCGGTCAGCGGTGTTTTTTCCGGATCCTATGCATTACATCCGTTTACCGGAGATCTTTTACCAATCTGGATTTCGGATTACGTGTTGGCCGGTTACGGAACCGGAGCGATTATGGCTGTTCCCGCTCACGACAGCCGCGACTACGCTTTCGCCAAACATTTTAACTTGTCCATTGTTCCCTTGATCGAGGGCTGCGATATATCGGAAGAGAGTTTCGATGCCAAGGAAGGTATCCTGATGAATTCCGGTTTTTTAAACGGGCTTCCGGTAAAAGAGGCGATTGTTAAAGCCATTGAGGAGGTGGAAGAGCGCAACCTGGGTTTCCGGAAAGTGAACTTCCGGTTGAGGGATGCCATTTTCTCGCGTCAACGTTATTGGGGCGAACCGTTCCCCGTTTATTACAAAGACGGGATGCCCTACACGCTGGATGAGGGCGAACTCCCGCTCGAACTGCCCGAAGTGGATAAATACCTCCCTACAGAATCGGGAGAACCCCCGCTTGGCCGTGCCAGGAACTGGCAGACAAGGGAGGGGTATCCGTTGGAGTTGAGTACGATGCCCGGATTTGCAGGCTCATCGGCCTACTACTTGCGGTACATGGATCCGCGAAACGGCCAGGCATTGGTGTCGACAGAGGCTAACAACTATTGGAGAAGCGTAGACCTCTATATCGGTGGGACGGAACATGCGACGGGACACTTGATTTATAGCCGGTTCTGGAATAAATTCCTGTTCGACCTGGGCGTCTCTTGCGAGCAGGAGCCGTTCCGGAAACTCGTTAATCAGGGTATGATCCAGGGACGAAGCAATTTTGTGTACCGGATTAAGGAGACCAACACATTTGTCTCGCTGAACCTTAAAGATCAGTACGATGTCACGCCCATACACGTGGATGTAAACATTGTTCATAACGATGTTCTGGACGTGGAGGCTTTTCGCAACTGGAACCCCGAGTATAAGAACGCTGAATTTATTTTGGAAGACGGGAAGTACATTTGCGGGTGGGCCGTCGAAAAGATGTCGAAATCGATGTTTAACGTGGTGAATCCCGATGTGATTGTGGAAAACTACGGCGCAGATACGCTTCGGTTGTACGAGATGTTCCTGGGGCCTCTGGAGCTTTCCAAACCGTGGGATACGAACGGCATCGACGGTGTACACCGTTTTTTGCGCAGGCTTTGGAACTTGTTTCACACCAACGGGGAGTTTTTGGTTTCTGACGAAGACCCAACAAAAGAGGAATTGAAATCGTTGCATAAACTCATCAAGAAAGTGTCGTTTGATATTGAGAATTTCTCGTTCAACACATCCGTGTCGGCGTTTATGATTTGCGTCAACGAACTGTCTCAGCTAAAATGCAATAAAAAAGCCATCCTCAGCGATTTATTGGTCTGCCTGGCTCCTTTCGCTCCGCACATTGCCGAAGAGTTGTGGCACAAGTTGGGAAATGAACAGACCATTTGCGACGCAAAATTTCCCGAACTTAACGAAGAATATTTAAAGGAGAACGTGTTCTCTTACGCCATCTCATTTAACGGAAAGTCACGCTTTGTGCTGGAATTTCCGGCCGATGTATCCAACGCTGAAATTGAAAAAACGGTGCTGGAACATCCTTATTCACAGAAATGGCTGGACGGAAAATCACCGAGAAAAGTGATCATTGTGCCGCGGAAAATTGTAAATATCGTTGTCTGA
- a CDS encoding YitT family protein, translating to MNLPAKKYLKAFEWRDYLLVVIGLVLYAIGLAGFLIPNKIVTGGLAGVSLLINYSTGVPVWFSILVINCILLIIAWFILGRGFVFKTLFGAFGLTFIIGIAEKYLTHSLLPSADPLMASIIGAICCGAGLGLVYSMNSTTGGTDIVGAIITKYRYISMGRGLMYVDVVIILSSWFLFQSLEKIIYGLIIIAVLYYVVDMVISGARQSVQFLIFSSKYEEIASHINAELHRGCTVIDGTGWYSKQPQKVLVVLARKTESTPIFRLVKRIDKDAFISQSNVVGVYGKGFDQIK from the coding sequence ATGAACCTTCCTGCAAAAAAATACCTTAAAGCATTTGAATGGCGCGATTACCTGTTGGTCGTAATCGGGCTGGTTCTCTACGCCATCGGACTGGCCGGTTTCCTGATTCCCAACAAGATCGTTACCGGTGGACTGGCTGGTGTCTCTTTGCTCATCAACTACTCAACCGGCGTCCCCGTGTGGTTTTCCATTCTGGTTATCAATTGTATCTTGTTGATCATCGCGTGGTTTATATTGGGGCGTGGTTTTGTGTTTAAAACACTTTTCGGCGCATTCGGGCTGACCTTCATTATCGGTATCGCTGAGAAATACCTGACACATTCGCTACTCCCCAGCGCAGATCCACTCATGGCGAGTATCATAGGCGCAATCTGCTGCGGTGCCGGGCTTGGACTGGTCTATTCGATGAACAGTACAACGGGCGGTACGGATATCGTGGGCGCCATTATCACCAAATACCGTTATATCAGTATGGGCCGCGGATTGATGTATGTGGACGTGGTGATCATTCTCAGCTCGTGGTTCCTGTTTCAGAGCCTCGAGAAAATTATCTACGGGCTTATCATCATTGCCGTCCTTTACTACGTGGTGGATATGGTTATCAGTGGAGCAAGGCAGTCGGTGCAGTTCCTGATCTTCTCTTCAAAATACGAGGAAATTGCTTCGCACATCAACGCCGAGCTCCACAGGGGATGCACCGTTATCGACGGAACGGGATGGTATTCGAAACAGCCGCAAAAAGTACTCGTCGTCTTGGCCCGGAAAACGGAATCGACACCTATTTTCCGATTGGTAAAACGTATCGATAAAGATGCTTTTATCTCGCAAAGCAATGTGGTCGGGGTATACGGAAAAGGGTTCGATCAGATCAAATGA
- a CDS encoding phospholipase A codes for MMVTKNLLSATLALFLFIPEINAQLEASRTDSTTWPIKSLTQDRQDLAMTEDEIISYMDELPPFSIYKDNYFITGIPLNRSIDRESADAKFQLSVRHRLTSSRLPFNSFLYLTYTQKSFWDIYRESAPFKDSNYNPGIGLGRYIIVDNRLTGAIFLQLEHESNGRDSLESRSINWIGLSGKYFFTSNLAASFKITVPFMTGEDNSDLYDYRGTGYFTADYKTSDNQWWLSGTYSLRKSVKAINLKFTAGYKISEKFNQYIFGELYSGTGDSLLEYKRKDVQLRVGICIKPDFYNVF; via the coding sequence ATGATGGTAACGAAAAATTTGTTATCCGCCACGCTGGCATTGTTTTTATTTATTCCTGAAATAAATGCTCAGTTAGAAGCAAGCCGTACCGATTCGACAACATGGCCGATTAAGAGCCTTACGCAAGACAGGCAGGATCTGGCCATGACAGAAGATGAAATCATCAGCTATATGGACGAATTGCCTCCCTTTTCCATCTATAAGGACAATTATTTTATCACCGGCATCCCTTTAAACCGAAGTATCGACAGGGAGAGTGCCGACGCCAAATTTCAACTTAGCGTCAGGCACAGGCTTACTTCAAGCAGGTTGCCCTTCAACTCTTTTCTCTACCTTACTTACACACAAAAATCATTTTGGGATATCTACCGGGAGTCTGCCCCATTCAAAGACAGTAATTACAACCCGGGGATCGGACTGGGAAGGTACATCATCGTTGACAACCGTCTTACGGGAGCAATATTTCTGCAGTTGGAACATGAGTCCAACGGCCGTGACAGTCTTGAGTCGAGAAGCATCAACTGGATAGGCCTCTCCGGGAAATATTTTTTCACCTCCAACCTCGCGGCCAGTTTCAAAATAACAGTCCCTTTCATGACGGGAGAAGACAACAGCGATTTATACGATTACAGGGGAACAGGATATTTCACTGCAGACTACAAAACCTCGGACAACCAATGGTGGCTCTCGGGCACCTATAGCCTCCGGAAGAGCGTAAAAGCCATAAACCTGAAATTCACCGCCGGCTACAAAATCTCAGAGAAGTTCAATCAATATATTTTCGGTGAACTATACAGCGGAACCGGCGATAGCCTGCTCGAATACAAACGGAAAGATGTGCAACTGCGCGTAGGGATTTGTATCAAGCCCGATTTTTACAATGTGTTTTAA
- a CDS encoding DUF3943 domain-containing protein — MYRSILTYCVLLVLPLYGQGRTDSVAEKNRGKSVSINVGLNMVMRGFNRIILKDEYAQINLRSMRTNLKTWPVWDTNRFSTNFIGHPYHGSMYFNSARTNGLGFYQSSVVSMAGSLMWEYLMETKPPSQNDLWATTIGGTALGETLFRFSDLVLDNRTTGLERVGRELLAGILAPTRLITRLTTGEAWRTGQSRGNLLHVPSYWLKLYFGETVTGTAGSNPSMWRSVLGIELLYGELFETVAGNPYDWFRLTGEIRAGNNYLHLSQANTLGLMLNKELLHNNGTRVTAGLFQHFNYYDLNGRTNNNTAPVYISEAAAIGPGIIVQKKKDKSTVQFAVHLSGIILGASTSDHFKLEDRDYNFGSGFSLKLSSSLQFKQRLTISLFSEDYFLFSWKGVDDYEVLKQLTINEIDFLNVQGDKSSTMLNLLGLTMKYSLNKRVHVVLRARSFNRNTLYTYFSSVKHSLNELFFGMGVNV; from the coding sequence GTGTATAGATCGATACTGACATATTGCGTGTTGCTGGTCCTACCACTTTACGGGCAGGGCAGGACAGACAGCGTTGCCGAGAAAAACAGGGGCAAGTCTGTCTCTATCAACGTAGGTTTGAACATGGTGATGAGAGGGTTTAACCGGATCATCCTAAAGGATGAATACGCCCAGATCAATTTAAGGTCGATGCGGACCAATTTAAAGACATGGCCTGTATGGGATACAAACAGGTTCTCCACAAACTTTATCGGACATCCCTACCACGGGTCAATGTATTTCAACAGTGCACGGACGAACGGGTTGGGGTTTTATCAATCTTCCGTTGTCAGTATGGCCGGCAGCCTGATGTGGGAATACCTGATGGAGACAAAACCGCCCTCTCAAAACGACCTGTGGGCTACAACGATCGGCGGAACGGCCCTGGGAGAGACCCTGTTCCGGTTCTCCGATCTGGTATTGGATAATCGGACAACGGGGCTGGAGCGTGTGGGCAGGGAGCTTCTTGCCGGCATCCTGGCCCCTACCCGGCTCATCACCCGGCTGACCACGGGTGAGGCGTGGAGAACAGGACAATCTAGAGGGAACCTTCTCCACGTGCCTTCTTACTGGCTGAAACTGTATTTCGGAGAAACGGTGACAGGCACTGCCGGCAGTAACCCGAGCATGTGGAGATCTGTTCTGGGGATTGAGCTGCTCTACGGCGAGCTGTTTGAAACTGTTGCCGGAAACCCGTATGACTGGTTCCGGCTGACGGGAGAAATCCGTGCAGGTAACAACTACCTCCACCTGTCGCAAGCCAATACCCTCGGGCTTATGCTCAACAAGGAACTGCTTCACAACAACGGGACACGGGTAACCGCAGGTTTGTTCCAACATTTCAACTACTACGACCTAAACGGGAGAACAAACAATAATACGGCACCGGTTTATATCTCCGAAGCAGCGGCAATTGGCCCGGGAATAATCGTTCAGAAGAAAAAGGACAAAAGCACAGTACAATTCGCGGTTCATTTAAGCGGGATTATCCTGGGAGCAAGCACCTCAGATCATTTTAAGCTCGAAGACAGGGATTATAATTTCGGGAGTGGCTTTAGCCTGAAATTGAGCAGTTCCTTACAGTTTAAACAGAGGCTGACGATCTCTTTATTCTCTGAGGATTATTTTCTTTTCTCGTGGAAAGGTGTGGATGACTACGAAGTACTGAAACAGTTGACAATAAATGAAATTGATTTCCTCAACGTACAAGGCGATAAAAGCAGCACCATGCTGAATTTACTGGGATTAACCATGAAATACAGCCTGAACAAAAGGGTTCATGTAGTGCTTAGGGCCCGGAGTTTCAACAGGAACACCTTGTATACGTATTTTTCCAGTGTGAAGCACAGCTTAAATGAACTTTTTTTTGGAATGGGCGTGAATGTTTGA